One Streptomyces coeruleorubidus DNA segment encodes these proteins:
- a CDS encoding SseB family protein: METPANDPTPTPAQRALDVLADNTEDAAALDALANSDVLIPVPDDANDADAANPSAVALPVLEQPGGEPVVPVFTSEVEMAGLLPFVSRYRLVPLGALAAQWPADDLSLTIDGSSEHRLTLTSEGVRTLLARP, encoded by the coding sequence ATGGAGACACCCGCAAACGACCCCACGCCCACGCCCGCCCAGCGGGCTCTGGACGTCCTCGCCGACAACACCGAGGACGCGGCGGCTCTGGACGCGCTCGCCAACAGCGACGTGCTCATCCCCGTGCCCGACGACGCGAACGACGCCGACGCCGCCAACCCCTCGGCGGTGGCGCTGCCGGTGCTGGAGCAGCCTGGCGGCGAGCCGGTGGTGCCCGTGTTCACCTCCGAGGTGGAGATGGCCGGGCTGCTGCCGTTCGTCTCCCGCTACCGCCTGGTGCCGCTCGGCGCCCTGGCCGCCCAGTGGCCGGCCGACGACCTGTCGCTCACCATAGACGGCAGCTCGGAGCACCGCCTGACGCTCACCTCGGAGGGAGTACGCACCCTGCTGGCCCGTCCGTAG
- a CDS encoding acyl-CoA dehydrogenase family protein, whose translation MTPQIAPPEPGLTEAQIVERAVALRPVLVERQAETERLTRCPQATHEDFLRAGFYRILQPRRYGGYEFGLPVFFSVVTEVARGCPSSGWALSLTAAHVLQVASVFGERAQDEIFGTDGDFRAASTLMPVGVARPDGDDHVILDGTWPYASGAPYSTHYVGQTLCAPAEPGDAPGPLVLFCAPRPVWTVVDDWHGVLGLRGSGSNSIRMEQARIPAHHTVEAGLLDLPVEGGSPGSDLHGNPMYAGRAPSFFHGELAAVMIGTAYAAADEYARVLDARPLTQEPDRTRADLHDYQRNLGEALGVIHTAHAALQHTAREWMEACRRNVLGEAPFGTTEDNRLALMFLNAGRMAWDVLQGTLFRTAGSRHARDGERMQRYFRDAATYWTHIGPSMAEPLARRVGCDRLGLPSGHIP comes from the coding sequence GTGACACCGCAGATCGCCCCACCCGAACCCGGACTGACCGAAGCCCAGATCGTCGAGCGGGCCGTGGCGTTGCGGCCCGTGCTGGTCGAACGGCAGGCGGAGACCGAGCGGTTGACCCGCTGTCCGCAGGCCACCCACGAGGACTTCTTACGGGCCGGGTTCTACCGGATCCTCCAGCCGCGCCGTTACGGCGGGTACGAGTTCGGGCTCCCCGTGTTCTTTTCCGTGGTCACGGAGGTCGCACGCGGCTGTCCGTCCAGCGGCTGGGCGCTGTCCCTCACCGCCGCCCACGTCCTCCAGGTGGCATCGGTCTTCGGGGAACGCGCGCAGGACGAGATCTTCGGCACCGACGGCGACTTCCGCGCCGCCTCCACGCTCATGCCCGTAGGCGTCGCGCGGCCCGACGGCGACGATCACGTGATCCTCGACGGCACCTGGCCCTACGCCTCCGGCGCCCCCTACTCGACGCACTACGTCGGCCAGACCCTGTGCGCCCCCGCCGAGCCCGGTGACGCCCCGGGACCGCTCGTGCTGTTCTGCGCGCCGCGCCCGGTGTGGACGGTGGTCGACGACTGGCACGGCGTCCTCGGCCTGCGCGGCAGCGGATCCAACAGCATCCGTATGGAACAGGCCCGCATCCCCGCCCATCACACGGTCGAGGCCGGACTGCTCGACCTGCCCGTCGAGGGCGGCAGCCCCGGCTCGGACCTGCACGGCAACCCCATGTACGCCGGCCGGGCGCCGAGCTTCTTCCACGGCGAACTGGCCGCCGTCATGATCGGCACCGCGTACGCCGCCGCAGACGAGTACGCCCGCGTCCTCGACGCCCGCCCGCTCACCCAGGAACCCGACCGCACCCGCGCGGACCTGCACGACTACCAGCGGAACCTGGGCGAAGCCCTCGGCGTCATCCACACCGCGCACGCCGCGCTCCAGCACACGGCCCGGGAGTGGATGGAGGCGTGCCGCCGCAACGTACTGGGCGAAGCCCCCTTCGGCACCACCGAGGACAACCGCCTCGCCCTGATGTTCCTGAACGCCGGCCGCATGGCCTGGGACGTCCTCCAGGGCACCCTCTTCCGCACGGCCGGCTCCCGGCACGCCCGGGACGGTGAGCGGATGCAGCGCTACTTCCGGGACGCGGCCACCTACTGGACGCACATCGGGCCCAGCATGGCCGAACCGCTGGCCCGCCGGGTCGGCTGCGACCGCCTCGGACTGCCCTCCGGCCACATCCCCTGA
- a CDS encoding MarR family winged helix-turn-helix transcriptional regulator produces MASKTAGARLEERWRDILSAHARTMCEIDRVLHPHGLGASDFEVLDILATAAPEEGEQCRVQNLAGRVHLSQSALSRLIARLEKEGLVTRSVCMEDRRGVWVALTSKGRDLHAQVLPQRAALARTLSA; encoded by the coding sequence ATGGCGTCGAAAACGGCTGGTGCGCGGCTTGAGGAACGGTGGCGGGACATCCTGTCGGCGCACGCGCGCACGATGTGCGAGATCGACCGCGTGCTGCATCCGCACGGCCTCGGCGCGTCCGACTTCGAGGTCCTGGACATCCTCGCGACCGCGGCGCCCGAGGAGGGCGAGCAGTGCCGGGTGCAGAACCTGGCCGGGCGCGTCCATCTCAGCCAGAGCGCGCTGTCCCGGCTCATCGCCCGGCTGGAGAAGGAGGGGCTGGTGACGCGCTCGGTGTGTATGGAGGACCGCCGGGGGGTGTGGGTGGCCCTGACCTCCAAGGGCCGTGACCTGCACGCGCAGGTACTGCCGCAGCGGGCCGCGCTGGCCCGGACGCTGAGCGCGTAG